The Muntiacus reevesi chromosome 5, mMunRee1.1, whole genome shotgun sequence genome segment TCGCGCCCCAACAAGCCGACCTTCTCCCACCAGCCTGCCCGCacgcccagccctgccctcctcccgccTGCCCGCCGGCTCACCAGCCGCGTCCACCCCGCGGGGCCGCCGAGGGCAGGCGCTGTAGATATTGCTCGGGGTGCGCGGCCGCCGGCACACGCGCGGCCGCCGGGACAGGGCCGACTGGGAGGCGTCCAGCGTGCGCATCCTCACGGCCAGTCGGCGGACCCGCCTGGAGAGAGCTTCTCGACCAAGCCGCAGGgacagaaagaggaaggagggtgTCAGAGGCCCGCACTCGCCCAGTCTTACAGAAAACTAAAGACGGCCCCCTCCCCGCTGTTTGGCAGCGTCTGACCTGAGGGTGCCCCGCTCGGAAGTGGCACAGGCTGGCCTTCCCTGCAGGATCCGGGCCGCGCTCCCCACCGCCCCCATGTCCAGACCACCGAGCCGCATCCCAAGTCCCCCCAAACTCAGCGTGCCCATCCAAAGCTCCTGAGTGTCCTTGGGGGACCAGAGGGAGCTGGATGCTCTGGGCGCTCCGTCGCTGGGCCTGACCCACTCACCTTTCCGTCTTTGAACGATCCTTTTCACTAGCAGCCCCAGAAGCGCCAGGAGTATGAGACCCAGGATGGTGGGGATCAGGACGAAGACACCTTGGTCTTCCATCCCAGACACAGCGCCCGGGCCTTGGTTGGAGGCTCTGAGGGGAGGAGCGGGGAGCGGAAGGTAAGGTCagaaaggcgggggggggggggggggggggacgacTTAAGGTAGCACCACAGGGGCCAGCTTTTGAAGGCGGGTCACAGGTTTGTCCCTTTGATAAGACAATTCTCActtcaccccctcccctcccctccccccaccccctgcatgaAACCTGGATTAAAGTTCAAGTTtagcttcctggctgtgtgatcttgaatcAGTTtcctaacttctctgagcctcatttcccAGTAAGTGGTTACAGTAAAACCTGTTTCACAGAACAGTTTAAGGATGAAATAAAATAGTGGCTATAAAGACCTTAATGTAGCTGACCTAAGCAGCAATCAAAAGTCAGTTCCACTTCCagctctctgcacctcagtttcttcagaaaATGATTGCAGATTTTTAATGAGTTAGTTTCTAATAACTATGAAAGAGAGGATGGTGCTCCCTTTGCCTAAAAGTTCTTCCCTCCATTTTCTCTACATGTTGAAATCTTACTTTCCTTCTTCATTACATAAGTCCTCGTTTTCTTCTCCAGTAGTGGTAAACTAGAATCAACTTTTTCTCTGTGTCACCACTTCCTCTGTTCATACCAGTTACAACACTTATCACAGTCAAGAGTAGTATTCGTAAAATAACACCTAGATATCGcctgtttttaaacttttctacATCTTCAGGacatagcacagtgcctggcatatagtgcAGATTTAAGGACATGGTGGTTGAGTTAATCTGAATTCTTCTCCACTAGTAGGATGTTATGGTTTAATAGACTAGGAATCAGAAGTCCTGGTTCTGTTTGTAACCACTTTGCTCTCATGGGTTCAATTTCCTAATTGTAAGACCCAAATGATGTCAGAAATGCCTTTCTTCGCTCACGTTTGCCTATGTTtgtgtgtgcttaattgctcagctgagtctgactctgcaaccctatggactctttgcaaccccatggactgtagcctaccaggcgtccatgggattttccaggcaagaatactggagcaggttcccattttctcctccagggaatcttcctgactcagggatagaacctgcatctcctgtctcttacattggctggccaattctttaccactgagccacctgggaagccccttctattTGTTTTGGCAAAAAATAATTCGCCAGTATTACTGGTTTTCTTTGGAATCTGCTCTAATGCTGCCCCCTAGTGGTCTATAGCAGCACTTTCCTGGGCTGCACCCCATCCATTAGATGAGACCAGGCCAATAGAAATGTAGTCTGAGCCCCACACGTAACTTAAAATTTCCTAGTAGCCACGttgaaaaagtaaaaggaaacacgcaaaagtaatttttaaattattgatggTTTAGTggcttattttatattcatttagttCTTCCCCATCAAAACAGATTTGCATAAATGTTGAATGACTGAAAGATCTTCGTCTCATCTCTACAAGATCACCTGCTGGAGCACTGATGTGTGTATTCTTGTTAATAGGACTAATGAGTTAATGTTGTAGCTATAACACTAGTATAGCTATAATTAATATAGCTATACTATCTTTCACAGTGACTTCTAGAGACAAAGCCAAGAAAGGTATCTGTTGGTAGACATTTTGGGGAGATGTTGGTAATCTCCTAACTCTAGTCTCCTTTGTCCAGTTTTAGCTCATCCTGGATGCTGGAGGCATCTTACCTCTGTCTGTGAAGCCAGGTTTGGTGGTTGTAGCTGGCCGtttggagcctgagcagcccctTCTGAGCTGAGGTTTTTGAGGTTGTGATGGATGGCAGGAAGAtggtgggctcagcagttgttactgaagatgccctggaaactCGGGGGCGGTGGGTGacagagggggtgggggaggcctggtgtgcttgaGGAGAGTCGGTCCTTTGAGCTGGTGTGGTTACTGCAGGACAGAGCAGGAaaaagtgaccttccatatccaCACTCTAGTCTCCAGTAGCCTTGGGTCAACCATTTCTTTCCTGAACACATTCTTCCCTTTTAGGTAGACTACTTTTGTTCTTGCAATCCACATTGTCTGAAATGTCTTCTGAATATGCCATCTACACCTAGTCCCTTCTGTCTATATTTGCTTCAACCTCCATTTCCTACAGAAAGTCTTCCCTGGCTTCCCAGGCAGAAGAGCTTTCCCTTCTCTTAACCATGGAGGAAACTTGATTGTAGTTCAATTCCCACCCTGACTTGTATTTATGTGTTTGTCTCTTCTCCCCCATTCCACACCTGCCAGTCACAACCTTGGGTATATAATGAGCTCAGTGACATTATCCCCCTCAAGGGCCAGCAGAGTCCTCCTGTGTAACAATATTCAACTAATGGGAACATGTGAGGATACGGTGGAAACATTGTATGTCAAAATGCATTCAAGACAGAAAAGTGATAGAAGTATAGAAGtatcataattattattaatcttATTGTCACAAAATAGAGCTGCTAAATTACTGTCTGCCATCAAATGGAACATAGCCCTATGGGGAGCAGAAGGCAGGAGGACTTCTGGCTGGGAAGCGTCTGCCTAGTCATGGTTTCCTAgtcattcagagaagagctagaTTTTGTGAATGGAGCATAACTTCATTCATTATGCTCGGCGCCACCTGGCGGTGATGCGTAAGTACTGCAACTAGTGCCAAGTGACTGAGGGATGGGCTGGAAAGTCTTGGGATGCAGATCTCAAGCAGGGTCCCTCTCCCAAGACAGGGAAATACAAATGTGAGACTCAGCTCTGCTCTGCCAACCACTGTATGAACTGAACACATATCCCCTCGTCCACTTTCACAATAGCATAGAATTTCCCCCACTTCCCTTGCCCTAGCTTTGGGGAACTAACCTTTGGATATGAATTCTAAAGAACTGGCATGTGCAGGCATCTGGAACCAAGGAGGCATGTGCATTTGTAGAAATCTATGAAACCATGCTGGAGGCTCAGGCGTCGGTGCTTCTTCCCAGGATGGCTCATAAACTACCAAAGGCAAGAGAAGCCCATTGGTGGTCTCCGGCGTCAGCCTGAGGCCTGGGGGAGGGACTGCTGGCCTGAGTTGATGCTGACTCAGCCAGGGTAGACGGCAATAAGGGGATGCAGACGTGGTGCCCACGAGAGAAGCAGAAAAGTAACTGGGCTGGGGTCTTCCCTGGAAAAAAATCCTCTTTCACCCTAACGCAGTGGGCATTCTCTGCAGAATCAGAGAGCATTGGGAACCTAGATTATTGAGTGAGTACCGTGTATGTCTGAGGAAGTCAgtggagaaagaaaggagaaaggtggGATTCTGGAGCGACAAGGAAAGGATCGTATAAAGTAACAAATTGGCCATCAACTGTGGCTTGAGAAATGATTGTCCTTGCTTTACATTTATCCCTGATATTTCTCATGGGACAATTATGGGGCTGCTTATATCCTTTTGCTTCCAGTTTCCTCCAGTCTCAGCGCCTCTCCTCAatttcacccccaccccccacttggCTCATGACCCGGGAAGGGTGGGTGTGGTGCCAGGGGGGTGTACCGATCCTGTTCCTCTCTTACGGCTTGGATAGAGAATCTGGTGGATCATGAAGTTCAGTGACTCTATGCGGTTACAGCCCCATGGATCCCAGTTTCTACTGGACTAGCTAGTAGGGCAGCAGCGTTAGGGTGTGGGGACTGCTGCGGCCCTATGCTTGTCCCAGCCTTCCCAAGTGGCAACGTTTCCTGGGTGTCCTGATTCTCCATCGAGTGGGGCACCTACCGCTGTGAACAGTCAGGGTGATCTGCTGGGTCTTGCCTTGGTCTGTGTTCAGGCCCACCCCACAGGCATAGACCCCACTGTCACTCTTGGCCAGCTCTGTCATCTCCACCAGGAACAGATTCCTGTCTGGATGCTGCTCCAAGGTGACTCGGTGCTTGAATTCTTCTCTGACGAATTTGCTGTTGGACACCACGGTGGTGCATCTTCCAGACTCGCCAATGGTCCGGCACAGATATATCCTCACATGCGTTTCAGGAAGTGGGCACTCGATGGTAATTGACCCTCCCAGCATTCCCTCCATCTTTACTTCTGGAAGGACCTTCAGGGCTCCGACTACTGCAGGAAGCGGGAGTTAGTGAGAGGAAGCCCCATCCCCAGCCATGTCCCCAATACAGCCCTGTTTCCAACCTGGGCCCCAGCGCAACCTCAAACTCATCCCTGCATCCAGCTCCATCCCCGTGAGCAGCCCTGCGCCTCCCTGATGTCTAGCCCAGCTGCACCCTCAGCCTCTTTCCATCCTCAACCCTGTTAACTGCCTTGGTCCATCCCTAGCTCGACGCCCGAGGCTCAGTCTCTCCCCAGCCCAAGACATCATGTAGCCCTCTGGCTTATCATCAAACCTGAACTTCTATGGACCCAGACACCAACCCCCCGAGAATCTAGTAAAAATTTTCCACCCCACTCCAGGGGAGGTGCCATGGTGAACCACCCCCCCCACCGCCGCCAACCAGCACATGACCCCCGAGTGACTTCACTGTGGTGCCTCCTGGCATGGTGAAATTCACTGCAACAGGTTTTTCTGTCTAGTTTTGTTTCGCTTGGATCCATCCAACCAAAACAACTCTTTCCCCtccagttgtttttttaattcaatcaTTAACAGGTATCTATTGAATCACGTTCATGTGACAAGCTAGCTGACATCTCTCCCTCACAGGATGAGTCACTTGCTGAGTGATACAAATCGATGGCAAAGTGTAATAAATCCCATGGCGTGGATACACAGGGATCCTTGGAAGCAGCAAGCAAAGTGCCTGATCCAGGCTGccatggaggaaggctttctggcAGAAGGGACGTGTAAGCTGTGGCCTGAAGGATTGGGTGTGGAGGGCTAAGAGAATGATGGTCATCCTCACTGAAGGAGGGAATACAGAGGGAAACAAGAGTGTGTTTGAGCGTGTGCACACCTGGTGTGTGCCTTGGGGCTGGTGTGGAGCAGGGAGGAGTGGAAAGTGTGGTTCCTGAGTCCCTGACATCAGTAAGCTTATGCGCGGTGGAGAGAAGGTGGGTCTAAGCTGGAGAACAGGGTAAGGCTGGCTATGATTGTCAACTAAGTGGGTCCAACAAGCGTCCGTATATTTCTGGGAAGATGATTCAGAGgat includes the following:
- the FCMR gene encoding immunoglobulin mu Fc receptor isoform X4, producing MDLWLWALYFLPVVGALKVLPEVKMEGMLGGSITIECPLPETHVRIYLCRTIGESGRCTTVVSNSKFVREEFKHRVTLEQHPDRNLFLVEMTELAKSDSGVYACGVGLNTDQGKTQQITLTVHSALSRRVRRLAVRMRTLDASQSALSRRPRVCRRPRTPSNIYSACPRRPRGVDAAGGGAAPPPGPGAPAASAPLQVPEIPWPHVPSLKIDCEYVSFCHQPAAKGEDMDSDDYINVPCLTHLSSCAPGPRPWCQ
- the FCMR gene encoding immunoglobulin mu Fc receptor isoform X3, whose product is MDLWLWALYFLPVVGALKVLPEVKMEGMLGGSITIECPLPETHVRIYLCRTIGESGRCTTVVSNSKFVREEFKHRVTLEQHPDRNLFLVEMTELAKSDSGVYACGVGLNTDQGKTQQITLTVHSVYEPSWEEAPTPEPPAWFHRFLQMHMPPWFQMPAHASSLEFISKVTTPAQRTDSPQAHQASPTPSVTHRPRVSRASSVTTAEPTIFLPSITTSKTSAQKGLLRLQTASYNHQTWLHRQRASNQGPGAVSGMEDQGVFVLIPTILGLILLALLGLLVKRIVQRRKGGGAAPPPGPGAPAASAPLQVPEIPWPHVPSLKIDCEYVSFCHQPAAKGEDMDSDDYINVPCLTHLSSCAPGPRPWCQ
- the FCMR gene encoding immunoglobulin mu Fc receptor isoform X1, with translation MDLWLWALYFLPVVGALKVLPEVKMEGMLGGSITIECPLPETHVRIYLCRTIGESGRCTTVVSNSKFVREEFKHRVTLEQHPDRNLFLVEMTELAKSDSGVYACGVGLNTDQGKTQQITLTVHSVYEPSWEEAPTPEPPAWFHRFLQMHMPPWFQMPAHASSLEFISKVTTPAQRTDSPQAHQASPTPSVTHRPRVSRASSVTTAEPTIFLPSITTSKTSAQKGLLRLQTASYNHQTWLHRQRASNQGPGAVSGMEDQGVFVLIPTILGLILLALLGLLVKRIVQRRKALSRRVRRLAVRMRTLDASQSALSRRPRVCRRPRTPSNIYSACPRRPRGVDAAGGGAAPPPGPGAPAASAPLQVPEIPWPHVPSLKIDCEYVSFCHQPAAKGEDMDSDDYINVPCLTHLSSCAPGPRPWCQ
- the FCMR gene encoding immunoglobulin mu Fc receptor isoform X2, producing the protein MDLWLWALYFLPVVGALKVLPEVKMEGMLGGSITIECPLPETHVRIYLCRTIGESGRCTTVVSNSKFVREEFKHRVTLEQHPDRNLFLVEMTELAKSDSGVYACGVGLNTDQGKTQQITLTVHSVYEPSWEEAPTPEPPAWFHRFLQMHMPPWFQMPAHASSLEFISKVTTPAQRTDSPQAHQASPTPSVTHRPRVSRASSVTTAEPTIFLPSITTSKTSAQKGLLRLQTASYNHQTWLHRQRRVRRLAVRMRTLDASQSALSRRPRVCRRPRTPSNIYSACPRRPRGVDAAGGGAAPPPGPGAPAASAPLQVPEIPWPHVPSLKIDCEYVSFCHQPAAKGEDMDSDDYINVPCLTHLSSCAPGPRPWCQ